From Paenarthrobacter sp. A20:
CAAACAGCAGCTGGACACCCTCACCACGGTTGCACCCTCGCATGCCAACCACACCCGCGCCCTGGCAGCCCGGAAGGTCCTGTCCCACGCGCCGTCGAATATGGACAAGGTGTTCTTCACCAACGGCGGCGCTGACGCCAACGAGAACGCCATACGCATGGCCCGCCTGCACACCGGGCGGGACAAAGTCATCTCCCGTTACCGCTCGTACCACGGCAACACCGGTGCAGCCATCGTGGCCACCGGTGACTGGCGCCGCATCCCCAACGAATACTCCCGCGGACACGTCCACGTCTTTGGGCCGTACCTTTATCGCTCCGAGTTCTGGGCCGAAACCCCGGAACAGGAAGCGGAGCGCGCCCTGCAGCACCTGCGCCGCACCATCGAACTCGAAGGGCCGCAATCAGTGGCCGCTGTGCTCCTCGAAACCGTTCCCGGCACCGCCGGCATCCTGCTCCCGCCGCCCGGCTACCTGGAAGGCGTCCGCGCACTCTGCGATCAGCACGGAATCGTCCTGATCCTGGACGAGGTCATGGCCGGCTTCGGCCGCACCGGCGACTGGTTCGCCCTGGACGCCTTCAACGTCAAGCCCGATCTCATCACCTTCGCCAAAGGAGTCAACTCGGGCTACGTGCCGGTGGGCGGCGTCATCATCTCCGAAGAAATCTCGGCCACCTTCGACGAAAGGGTCTTCCCCGGAGGCCTCACCTACTCCGGCCACCCACTTGCCGCTGCCTCCATCGTGGCCTCGATTGAGGCGTTCGAAGAAGAGAACATCATCGGGAACGCCGCACGCATCGGCGCCGACCACTTGGAGCCCGGCCTGAAGGTCCTCGCTGCCAAGCACGGTGTCATCGGTGAAGTGCGCGGACGCGGCGTGTTCTGGGCCCTCGAACTCGTCGAAGACCGCGAAACCCGCACGCCCGTTACTGCAGGGTTCATGGGCAAGCTCAAAGCGGAACTGCTCAACCGCGGACTGTTGCCCTTCATCGCCGACAACCGCGTGCACGTGGTGCCTCCCGCCGTCGTGACCCCCGAAGAAGTGCGCCAGGCACTGGCGATTTACGACGACGCCCTGACCGCCGTTAGTTGACAGGAAAGTGCCCATGACTTTTTTAGCCCAAGACCCACCACAGCCCCAACTGAGCAGTTTCGGAGAAGCATCCAGCCTGCCGGCACCGTAGCTTTGGGATATCCGCAAGATATCCAGCAGAGAAGAGGGGCCTGCCATGGCTGAGACCGGAACGACCCACAAGACCAAGTCCTACGACGGCTTTACGGAGGAAGAGCGCGCCGCAATGAAGGAGCGCGCTCAGGAGCTGAAGAAGGCTCCGCGCAAGAAGGCGTCCAAGGCAGACGGTGAAGCCGACGTGATGGCAAAGATCGCCGAAATGCCCGAGGCGGACAAGGTCATGGCCGAACGGCTCCACGCAATCGTCAAGGAACACGCGCCGGAACTGACGCCCAAGACCTGGTACGGGATGCCGGCCTACGCCAGGGACGGGAAGAACATCGTCTTCTTCCAGAGCTCACACAAGTTCAAGGCACGGTACGCCACGCTCGGCTTCGAAGAAAACGCCAAGCTCGACGACGGCGCCATGTGGCCCACGTCGTTTGCCCTCAAGGAGATTACTCCGGAGGTCGAAACGAAGATCGTCGAACTCATCAAGCGGGCCATCGCCTGACGGTCTGAAATCCGCGACGGCGGCTGGTCGCCCACACGGGCGACCAGCCGCCGTCGTTGACTCTCAAAGGAGGTCAGTAGGTGGGATCTGGGTTCGGGTGCGGCGGAACGGGCCCAGGATCGGGCGCCGGTGACGGGCCAGGTGTTGGGTTGGGGCTTGGAATGGGACTGGGCGGAAACGGTGTGGTGGGGTCCGGTGGTGGCGCCACGGGTCCGGGATCCGGTGGGAATGGCTCGGGCTCGTGAGTTGGCGGAAGGGTCATGGTCTCTCCTTTGCGTCCTCAGGTAGATACCCGCAGCCTACGCGCCGTCGGCACGAAGGTGAACGCATCAGGCGATTTTAGGTCAAATGACCTAGAATCAAGTTTATGAACGATCTCCTTGAACTCGATCCCTCCGGCCCTGTGCTGATCGCAGGCGGCTACGGCACAGTCGGAACTGCCCTCACCCAACTCGCCGCGAAGGAGTGGCCCCTACTTCTGACCGGGAGGAATCCAGACCGGGGAAGCAGCCTCGCCAACGAAAGAGTTGCCGTCCGTCGGTGGGACCTCAACCAGCCGGAACCCTTCAAAGCCAACGTCAGGGCCGTCATCAGCACGGTCAACGACCCCGACGACAGGGTGCTCCGCGCGGCAGTCCAGGCCGGGATTCCATATGTTGACGTCACCCGCTGGACCAGCCGTGTCACCCGGGCCCTGACCCTGGCAACCCTCATGCAGCCGGAAGCTCCCGTGCTGTTGAGTTCGGGCTGGATGGGAGGCATTACCAACATCGTGGCAGCGGCATTGGCTGAGGAAGTGGGAGGCGCTGACCAGATCGACGTCGCCATCCGCTATGACACCAACGACCAAGCCGGCGCCGACTCTGTCGACTTTATCGACCGGCTGGGACTGGACTTTGAAGTACGCAAAGGCGGTACGGCCGCCGTCGTACGTCCCCTCAGTGACACCCGCTGGGTGGACATTGCCGGCCACCGCACCAAAGTCGCCCGCCTGGACACCCCTGAGCAGTTCACCTTGCCGCTGACTATCGGCGCCGGCTCGGTGGCCACGAGGATTGGCTTCAGTTCCAACACCTCCACGACGGCGTTGCTCGCCGCGAGGACGATAGGGCTGTTCCGCTGGGGGAGCGGAGAACGGTGGGAACCGCTCCGGCGGTCCCTTTTGTACTCGCCGGGATCGGGCGGAACCGCGCACCTTCGTGTGGATGTGGAGGGGCCGGGCGGCACCAGAACTGCCGTCATTTCGGATCCCCAGGGACAGGCGCACCTGACCGCGTTGGGTGGTTTGTTGGGACTCCACTCGGTGCTTGGCGCCGGGGCACAGGCAGGAGTCTTTTTCCCTGAATCGGTGCCGGAACCGGCCTCGCAGCTCGCGAAACTGGAATCGTGGGGTGTGACAATATTGAGGTCATGACCGAAAGCAAGGGCGCCCTGCGGAAGGCGGCGCTCCTTGACGCTGCGGAGGAAGTGCTGGTCACCAAGGGGAACGCAAACGCAGCAATGCGGGACTTCGCCGCCGCTGCAGGTGTGCGGATAGGGCACCTGCAGCACTACTTCCCAACCCGGGCCGACCTCATCCGTTCCGTCCTTGAACGGACACTCGAGCGCTCGCTGCGGAGGCTTGAGGAAACGGCCGGGTTTGAGCTCGGTGCCGAGTCTTCCGGCCAACTTTCCCAGAACGATTCCCACCGCCTGCTCACGGCGCTGCTCCAGGAGCATTCGGGCCTGGCAGACGTCAGGATGCACCTGGAAATCTGGGCCATGGCTGCCTCCGACGAGTCAGCGGCCGGTGCCGTGAGGGCGTTCTATTCACAGTACTCGGCGCGTGTGCAAGGCGTGGTCCGGCGTGGCAGGCCGGACCTTACCGAGCCCCAAACAAGCGACGTTGCCGCCGCGATAGTGAGCCTCTTCGAAGGCGCTGCCGTCACACGGTCCGACATCGCAGGACTGCGAACTGAACAAGGCGACCAAACCATCATTCGCACGGCACAGTGGTTGATCCACGGACAGGAAGCTCCTCTGTGACTCAGGTGATGCCCACCCCCGCCCAACTTCGGTGGCAACAGTTGGAATTCGGCGCGTTCATCCACTTCGGCATCAACACCTTCGCCGGTAAGGAATGGAGCGACGGCAGCATCCCGGCCTCCACCTTCAACCCCTCAGAGCTCGACGCCGGAAGCTGGGTTCGCGTGGCCAAGGAAGCGGGTGCCAGGTACTTGGTCCTCACTGCCAAGCACCATGACGGCTTCTGTCTCTGGCCGACGACCACCACTGACTACTCCGTCGCTTCCTCGCCGTGGCGCGGTGGCAAGGGCGACGTGGTTCGCGACGTCGCCGAGGCCTGCGCGGAACAGGGGATAGGACTGGGCCTCTACCTGTCACCCTGGGACCGGAACGCCGACTGCTACAGCGATTCCGCAGCCTATGACGACTTCTACCTCCAGCAGCTCACGGAACTGTGCACGGGCTATGGTCCGCTCATGGAGCTGTGGTTCGACGGCGCGGGTTCGGTGGGCCGGGAGTACGACTGGGACAGGATCATTGCGGTAGTTAAGGAACACCAGCCTGAGGCCATGATTTTCAACATGGGCCAGCCGACCATCCGCTGGGTGGGCAACGAGAACGGCCTGGCGTTGGATCCCGTGAACTACGTGGTGGACCGCACGTCCGATACCCAATACACGGACTCCAGCTCGGGGCTCGGAACTGCGCACTACTTGCCGCCCGAATGCGACGTTTCCATCCGTCGTGGCTGGTTCTGGCACCCGGACGACGAAGTAAAATCCACCGGGCACCTGCTCGCGATCTACTACCAGTCTGTGGGTATGGGAGCCAACCTTCTGCTGAACCTGCCGCCGGACACCCGCGGATTGATTCCCGACGAGGACGTGCGACGGCTCCGGGAATGGACGGCGGAGTTGGACCGTCGGCTCTCCGGCGCGGTTGAGGCAACCGTAGAACATCACGACGGCGGAGCGACCTTGAGCTTTCCGGCTGCGGTCACCTTCAATCACCTTGAGCTCGTGGAGGACCTGAGTTCGGGGCAGCGGATCACGCACCACGTTGTTTCCGGAGATGATTCAAAGCTTGTTGAGGGAAAGACGGTCGGTAACCGACGCATCCACCAGCTGCCCGTTGTCACCGCAAAAAGGTTGCACGTGAAACTGAGCGGTGAAGGTGGCAGCATGGCATCGGCGCGGGTCTACACCGGGGCCCTCGATGCTGCAGTGCCAGCGATTCCCGAGGGCTACGAGGCTCCCACGGACGCGCCGGACTGACGTCTGCAGGGCCCGGGCGGGCCGGCACTGCCAGCCGCCGGGCAACGTTCCCGGGGGTGCTCCTTATTTTGTCGGTGCCTCCTGCAAGAGTATGGACATGGAGCAGATTTGGGACAGGCGAGCGGGTGTGGTGGCGTCGGGCGCGCCCATTCCTGCGCTGGTTCCTGTCGGTGACGATTCCGTTCGTCCAAGCCGTATCCGGCTCGGTGCTGTGGAGTCCGGCACTGTCAGTGGCGACTTGATCAATCAGTTGCGGGCGTTGGAGGAGATGAAGTCAGCCATCGTTGCTTTGCAGGTGAGGATCGCGGTGGCGTTGGATCTGGCGCAGCGCCAGGAGCAGGCAGAAGCCGGTGTGCCCGTGTCCGAGCGGGGTAAGGGTGTTGGGGCGCAGGTGGCGTTGGCTCGGCGGGAGTCCCCGAACCGTGGGTCCCGGCTGTTGGGGATGGCCAAAGCCCTGGTCATGGAGATGCCGAGGACTCTGGCGGCGCTGGAGTCAGGGGAGTTGAATGAGTGGCGTGCCACGTTGCTGGTGAAGGAAACGGCGTGCTTGTCTGTGGAGGACAGGTGTGCGGTGGATGAGGAACTCGCCGCGGACACCGGAACTTTCGACGGCGCTGGGGATCAAGCGATCATTGCCGCGGCGAAAGCGGCCGCGTACCGGCGTGATCCGCGGTCGGTGGTGAAGCGTGCCTCCCACGCCGTGTCCGAGCGGACCGTGAGTCTTCGTCCGGCGCCGGACACCATGACGTACTTGACTGCGTTGCTGCCGGTCGCGCAAGGGGTCGCGGTCTATGCCGCGCTCACGCGTCGGGCTGATTCTGCCCGTTCGGCCGGTGATCCCCGGAACCGGGGCCAGGTCATGGCCGACACCCTCGTCGAGCGCATCACCGGTACACCGGGAGGGATCTCAGGGATCAACCTGGACCTCGTCATGACCGACCGAACCCTCTTCCAGGGCGATGCCGAACCCGCACGCGTGAAGGGCTACGGAATCGTCCCAGCAGGGTGGGCCCGGAAACTGGTCGGTGCCGGCGGTGCAGGCCCTGTCGGCGGTGCAGGCGGCGCAGGCAGGGAGATTCCAGTCGTCCAGGATCCCTCGGCTGGCAGCGACTCCGGTCCTCCGCGGAATCCTGAGCTCCAGGTCTGGGTCCGCCGGCTCTACACTGCACCGGCCACAGGAGATCTCCTGACAACGGATTCCAAAGCCAGACTCTTCCCACCACGACTCAGACGTTTCATCGAAACCCGCGATGACACCTGCCGCACCCCCTACTGCGACGCGCCCATCCGCCCCATCGACCACATCGTGCCCTGGCACGCCGGAGGCACCACCACCCTGGCCAACGGGGCCGGACTCTGCGAAGCCTGCAACCACACCAAAGAAAACCCGGGCTGGAGCGCCAACACCAGGCCCGGGGAAAGACACACCCTGGAAATACGCACGCCCACCGGACACAGCTACCGCTCGCAAGCGCCGCCCCTGCCCGGGCACCGGCCCTCCAGAACGTAATCACCGCCGTTCAAACGTGCCCGCAGGACGCCCATATCGGTGCGTCCTGACGTGCCCTGAAAAGTTTTCAAAAAAGATTCGTACCCGGCGTAACCCTTTGGCGTACGTGGACGATTACGTCTGTGAAAGGGCCGAGCTGGAATTTGTCCCCCATCATGTTCCAGCTCGGCTCTTCCTTGTCCGGATCAATTTGCCTGATCAGATTTTCCTCGGACAAGCGGGTCCTCCGTGAGGATGGCCCGGCAGAGCAGATACCCTTGGTGAAGTCCTCCGTCGTGCAAAGGCGGGTGACCTGGCTACAAAGCCACGGACCTGCCGCCGATCGAAAGTCCCATAACTGTGACCGACGCATTGACCGACGAAGCGCTTCATGCGCTCAAGGGCAATAACGCGGAACTGTTCAGTGCCGTCTACCAGTCCTACGCGGGCCAGGTTCTCGGCTACCTGACGGCCAAAGGCGTGCCCGATCCTGAAGCAAGTACGCAGGATGTGTTCCTCGCGGTCTTGCCGCGGCTGGATGACCTCAGCGGCGGTGTTAACGGCCTGCGGACATTCATCTTCTCGGTGGCCCATGCACGCATGGTGGATGAGCACCGGAAGCAAAGCCGGGCTCCGATACACCACGAGTTCGAGCCCGAGCGGGATACGCGCGAATCGAGCTCTGCGGAGGCCGAAGCTTTGACCAGGCTGGCGCCGAATGAGGTGGCAGCACTCCTGGATTACCTGGGCGACGACCAACGTGAGGTCCTGAACCTCCGCATCGTGGCCGGCCTGACGGTTGAACAGGTAGCCGACATCATGGGGAAAACCGCCGGCGCAGTAAAGCAGTTGCAGCGCCGGGCTCTTATTACGCTCCGTGAGCATTCGGCAGTAAAGGAATACGTGTCGCCATGACATACAGGGATACAGACCGCGAAGCGATGGTTGACGAGTTGTTGCTCGACGCCGATCTCGCCGACGCCTCGGACGTCCGGAATACGCTGCTTTCGCTGGGTACCTTTGCCAATCTGTCGGCTCCTGCCCCCAGCGCGGAGCTCGCTGCCATGATCGCCGGACCGCACGATGAACTGTCCAAGCGTCGTTGGCGGCACAAGCATCGGACCGCTGTGGTCAGCATTGCCGTGGTTGCTGCGATGGGACTTGGTGTGAGCGGTGTTGCCGCGGCCAGTTCGGGCTTCACTCGGAACCCGTCTTTCATTGATGAACTCATCGGGAATTTCCAGCCCCAGCCGGCAGTCGCCGCGCCGGTACTCCCTGCGCCCGATGCGCCACGTGTCAGCACGGAAGCGGCTCCTGCCGCAGATCCGGCCGCTGTTCCACCTGCCTCGGAAGTGCCGTCGATTCCCGTCGCAGGCACCGTGCCAACACCAGCGATGCCTGTCGAAAATCCCGCCCCGGCACAAACCCCGGCAAAGGCGCCGGCAGCGGACGTGGCACAGCCGCCGGCAGCGGTCGCTGTCCCGGAAGCCACCGTACCCACCCCCGCCGTCCCGAACGGGTCCAAGCCAAACCCGGCCCACAACGCGCAGGCGAAGCCGAGCCAGGTCAAGCCGCGGGGCCAGGAAGCAGTCTGGCCTGAAGCATCAAAACCCGGTGCGGGGCAGTCAGACAAGCCCGGGGCCCAGGGCAGCAAACAAGGCCCGCAGCTTCCGTCGTTGTCCGACAAGCGCGCAGAAGAGCAGTTCCAGACTGCGATGGACAAGTGGAAGCAGTGGCTGAAACGCGGTCACCGCTAGTCGTGTTTGGGGGCTGGCTACGCCAGAACCTGGCGCTTCGAAGAGATAACCCCGGTATCGAAGCCAGCCAGATGGAGGCCACCGTGGAAGCGGGCGTGCTCGATCTTCACGCAGCGGTCCATGACCACGTTGAGGCCCGCAGATTCGGCGTCGCGGGCAACCTCTTCATGCCACGAACCGAGCTGCAGCCACAGCGTCTTGGCGCCAACCGCGACGGCTTCGTCCAAGACCCCCGGAAGGTCGTCGTTCTTGCGGAAGACGTCCACGATATCCGGTGACTCGGGAAGGTCGGCCAGCGACGCGTACGTTGGCTGGCCCAGGATTTCCTTGACCACAGGGTTGACGAAGTAGACCTTGTAACGGGTGGACGACTGCAGGTACGTGGCCACGAAGTAGCTGGCACGGGACGGCTTGTCCGAGGCACCAACGATCGCGATGGACTTCGCCTGCCGGAGGAGTGCCAGGCGCTCAGGAGCAGATGGGCCCTCCCAGGTACGTTCAGTGGTGCTCATGCTTTCGCTCCTACGGTTTGAGTGCCTGCCGCCGGGATTGCCACCGCGCAGGCTTCACCTGGTTCTTCATCAGATGCAACCGTCTGGGCCGCCGTCAGCGCCTGGTCCAGGTCCCAGAGGATGTCCTCAAGGTCTTCCAAGCCAACGGAGATCCGGACCAGGTCCTCCGGCACACCAGCCGACTCAAGCTGTTCGGCGCTGAGCTGCTGGTGGGTGGTGGAACCGGGGTGGATGACCAAGGTGCGGGCGTCGCCCACGTTGGCCAGATGGGACGCGATCTGCAGCGACTCGATAAACTTCCGGCCAGCTGCACGACCCCCGGCAACACCGAACGAGAAAACGGAACCCGGCCCCTTGGGCAGGTACTTCCGTGCGCGATCGAAGTGCGGGTGGGACGGCAAACCTGAGTAGTTCACGTACGCCACGCGGGGATCGGCATCGAGCCATCCGGCCACGGCCTGGGCGTTCTTCAGGTGCTCATCCAGGCGCTGGGGGAGCGTTTCAACACCCTGCAGCAGCTGGAACGCGGAAAGGGGTGAGAGCGCCGGGCCGATGTCGCGAAGGTGCTCGCAACGCAGCTTGGTGAGGAAGCCGTATTCGCCAAAGTTGCCCCACCAGGAGACATTGCCGTAGGACGGGACAGGTTCGGTCATCATGGGGAACTTGCCGTTGCCCCAATTGAACCGGCCGCTTTCCACGATCACACCGCCCAGGGTGGTGCCGTGGCCGCCGATGAACTTGGTGGCCGAGTGGATCACGATGTCCGCACCGTGCTCGAACGGCCGCACGAGGTAAGGCGTGCTCAAGGTGGCGTCGACCACCAAGGGGATACCGGCGTCGTGCGCTACCTTGGCCAGCCCGGCAAGATCCTGCACTTCCGACGACGGGTTCGCAACGACCTCGACGAACAATGCCTTGGTGTTCTCCTGAATGGCTGCGGCGTAATCGGCCGGATCCGTTCCGGGCACGAAGGTGGTGCCCACGCCAAAGCGGCGAAGGGACACGTCCAGCTGCGTGACAGTGCCGCCGTACAGCTGGGACGCCGCGACGATGTGGTCGCCGGACTGCGTCAGCGCGGCGAAGGTGATGAACTCGGCAGCCATGCCCGACGCCGTTGCTACCGCCCCGATCCCGCCCTCAAGGGACGCGATACGCTCCTCGAAAGCCGCGACAGTTGGGTTGCCGATGCGCGAGTAGATGTTGCCGTACTTCTGCAGGGCGAAGAGGTTCGCGGCATCGTTGGTGTCCTTGAAGACGAAGGACGTGGTCTGGTAGATCGGCACCGCGCGGGCGCCGTGCTCGGCGTCGGGAGTGCCTCCGGCATGGAGGGCACGGGTGCGGAATCCGAAGGTACGGTCAGCCATCAGACTGCCACCGAATCGGCGACGGGTGTGGAGGAGAGGTCCAGCTCGGTGCCGTTCTTGCGGGCAAGGTCTGCTTCGAGTTCACGGACGATCGGCAGGACGTCCTGGCCGAACGCAGCGAGCTCTTCCTGGAAGTGCAGGTACCCGGTGAGGAACAGGTTCACGCCGATCTTCTTGTACTCCACGATCCGCTCGGCAATCTGTTCCGGGGTGCCGATCAGCTGGGTCTTGAAACCGTCGTTGTACTGGACCAGGTCCTCAAACGTGGAGTCCGCCCACATGCCCTTGCCGTCCTTGGTGGAGGCGCCGGCTTCCTGCACGGCGTCCCGGAAGCCCTGGACTGCCGGCTTGTGGGCCTTTTCCACGATCTCACGGAGGGTGTCGCGTGCTTCCTTCTCGGAATCGCGGGCGATCACGAAGCCGTTGAGGCCAAACTTCGGCAAGGACAGCGCTCCCTCGGTGCCGCGCTTAGTCTCACCGGAAGCGGCCACCACGCCGGCGATGTTCTCCTTGAAGCCCTCCAGGTCCTTGCCGTTGGAGAAGTACCAGTCCGCCACGCGGCCCGCAGTGGCCTGAGCCGCCGTCGAGTTTCCGCCGAAGAAGATTTCCGGGTGCGCACGCCCGGGAACGTCGACGGGCGCCGGGTTCAGGGTGAAGTCGGTGATGTTGTAGTACTTGCCGCCCTGGCTGTAGCCCTGCTCGGTCCACAGGCCGCGGAGGACCTTGATGAATTCCTCGGTGCGGACGTAGCGCTCATCGTGTTCCAGCCATTCGAGGCCGAAGTTGGTGAACTCGCTCTTGAGCCAGCCCGAGACGATGTTCACGGCAGCACGGCCATTGGAGATGTGGTCCGCGGTGATGATGAATTTCGCCAGGACGCCGGGGTGCCACATGCCCGGGTGGACGGCGGCGATGACCTTGAGACGCTCGGTCGCCGCGAGGAGCGCCAGGCTGAACGACGTCGCTTCGTGCTGCTTATCCGCACCGTAGGAAGCGGCGTAGCGGGTCTGGGTCAAGGCATATTCGAAGCCGGAGTTCTCCGCGATCCGGGCAAGCTTCTTGTTGTAGTCGAAGTCCCAGCCGGTGCGCTGCTCGATGGTGGACACCACCAGGCCGCCGGAGACGTTGGGAACCCAGTAGGCGAACTTGAGCGGCTCGGAGAGTCGGGCGACGTTGCTGATCTCGGTCATGAATTTTCCTTTACTAGGGCCCGCTCGCGCAGGACGTCCTGGATGCCGGCAATAGCCGGTTCGTTCTGGAGTGAGGTGGTATCGCCCAGGGCGGTCCCCTCAAAAAGCTGGGTCAACAGACGGCGCATGATCTTGCCGCTGCGGGTTTTGGGTACGTCAGCCACCACGACGACGTCGCGCGGCTTGGCGATGGGGCCGATCTCCTTGGCAACGTGGTTGCGCAGGTTGTTGGTCACTTCCGCAGCTGACCCACCGGAGGCGTCACTGCGGGCGTCAGTGCGGGCGTCACCGCGAAGGACGACGAACGCGACCACCGCGTGCCCGGTGGTGGGATCGGCCACCGGACAGACCCCGGCCTCCACCACGTCCGGGTGTGAAACCAGCGCAGACTCGATCTCGATGGTGGACAGCAAATGGCCTGAGACGTTGAGGGTGTCGTCCACGCGCCCAAGGATCCAGATGTCGCCGTCGGAGTCGTATTTGGCGCCGTCGCCGGCAAGGAACCAGCCCTGCTCCGCGTACTGGCTCCAGTAGGAATCGAAGTACCGCCGCGGGTTGCCCCAGACGGTCCGTGCGATGGCGGGGCCGGGACGGTCCACCACGATGAAGCCCTGCACGCCGGGCTCCGAAAGAGTGCCGGCCTGGTCCACTACCCGCGTGCTGACCCCTGGAAGCGGCCGTGCGGCACAACCGGGTTTGAACTCGGTGTCCGTTGGTGAGGGAGACATGATGGTGGCGCCCGTTTCGGACTGCCACCACGTGTCCACCATGGGTGCAGTGCCCCCGCCGATGTTCCCGCGCAGCCAGCGCCAGGCTTCGGGGTTCACGGCCTCGCCCACCGTGCCCAATACACGGATGGAGGAGAAATCGTAGCTCTCCGGCACGCCGTCGGGGAACCAACCCATGAGGGAGCGGACCAGCGTGGGCGCGGTGTAGTACTGGGTGACCTTGTAACGCTCGATGATCTCGAAGTGCCGGCCCGGATGCGGGGTGTTGGGGGTGCCCTCGAAAATCACCTGGGTGACGCCGTTGGAGAGCGGCCCGTAGATCTCGTAGGTGTGGGCCGTGACCCACGCGAGGTCAGCGGTGCACCAGTGCACGTCGCTTTCCCGCAATGACGGGTCCGGGTTGCTGAAGAGGTACTCGAAACTCCAGGAGGCCTGCGTGAGGTAACCGCCCGAGGTGTGAACCAGGCCTTTCGGCTTACCCGTGGTCCCGGAGGTGTACATGATGAACAGCGGAGTCTCGGCGTCGAAAGCCTTCGGCTCGTGCACGTCGGAGGCGGTGTCCACGACATCGTGCCACCAGACGTCGCGGCCTTCCTTCATGTTTACGCTGGCCAGATCCCCGGCAGGAGTGGTCCGGTTGATAACCAGTACGTGCTCGATGGCGTTGTCACCGGCGACGGCGGCATCGGCATTGTCCTTCACGGGCACAGCCGTTCCGCGCCGGAACTGCCCGTCCGTAGTAACCAGGAGCTTCGCCTGTGTGTCCTGCACGCGGAAGCGGAGCGCCTCGGCCGAGAAGCCGCCGAAAACCAAGGAGTGGATGGCGCCGATGCGTGCCACGGCAAGCGTAACGATCACAGTTTCGGGGATCACCGGCAGGTAGATGACCACGCGGTCGCCCTTGGTGATCCCAAGGTCCAGGAGCGCGTTGGCGGCCTTGGACACCTCGCGTTGAAGCTCTGCATAGGTGATGGCACGGCGGTCACCCGGCTCGCCCTCGAAGTACAGGGCTACCTTGTCACCCTTGCCGGCAAGCACATGCCGGTCCACGCAGTTGTACGCGACGTTCAGTTTGCCGCCGTCGAACCATCTGATGTCCGGGCCGCGGCCCGCTTCGACGTCTGTCGGCGTCCAAGTGTGCGCGGTGTGCCACGGCGCCGCCCAATGCAGGCGGCGTGCCTGCTCTTCCCAGAAGCCGACGGCCGATCCGGTCTCATCAAAACCGCTGTGACGCGCCCGCTCGCCGAAATCAGCGCCGTGCACTGCGCCGTCCGCGGGCTCAGTCGAGGACCATCCCGATGAGCCGTGAAGGGAGCCGGGCGCGTCAAGCAGCCCTGCTTCAGAGGCCGTCGCGTCCGAAGTGGTGTGTGAAATTTTGGGTACGGCAGAAGTCATGCGAAATCTCCATGCCTGGAATTGGCGCAGTGCGATTCAAGGGATGGTCGCCCATTGTTTCGCTGGGATGGTCGTTCCTTACTAAAGCCGATCGTTCATTTGACTCAAAATTGGGCAGACTCCATGCGTAATATTCGCTGTTGAGCCGGGTCGAGCGGCGAATGATGCAGATTATTCGGCAAAGCAGCTCCTGGAGGGGCGGGAGTAGGCTTGGCTCATGATGCATGTCAACGATCCGGCCGTCGTCGAGCGGTTGATGCGAACAAAAGGCACATGGGCCGTCGTGGGCCTCAGTACCAACCAGTGGCGCTCCGCTTACGACGTTTCGCTCTATGTCCGGGACACCATGGGCATGGAAATCATCCCGGTCAACCTCAAGGGCGAGGACGTGCACGGCGAGAAGGGGTACAAGACCCTGGCTGATATTCCAGAGGCGA
This genomic window contains:
- a CDS encoding aspartate aminotransferase family protein, which produces MSPTRTALAVSTSNAEVAALDTANVFHSWSAQKSLKPLAIAGGSGSTVWDHEGRTYLDFSSQLVNTNIGHQHPRLIEAIKQQLDTLTTVAPSHANHTRALAARKVLSHAPSNMDKVFFTNGGADANENAIRMARLHTGRDKVISRYRSYHGNTGAAIVATGDWRRIPNEYSRGHVHVFGPYLYRSEFWAETPEQEAERALQHLRRTIELEGPQSVAAVLLETVPGTAGILLPPPGYLEGVRALCDQHGIVLILDEVMAGFGRTGDWFALDAFNVKPDLITFAKGVNSGYVPVGGVIISEEISATFDERVFPGGLTYSGHPLAAASIVASIEAFEEENIIGNAARIGADHLEPGLKVLAAKHGVIGEVRGRGVFWALELVEDRETRTPVTAGFMGKLKAELLNRGLLPFIADNRVHVVPPAVVTPEEVRQALAIYDDALTAVS
- a CDS encoding iron chaperone — protein: MAETGTTHKTKSYDGFTEEERAAMKERAQELKKAPRKKASKADGEADVMAKIAEMPEADKVMAERLHAIVKEHAPELTPKTWYGMPAYARDGKNIVFFQSSHKFKARYATLGFEENAKLDDGAMWPTSFALKEITPEVETKIVELIKRAIA
- a CDS encoding saccharopine dehydrogenase; translated protein: MNDLLELDPSGPVLIAGGYGTVGTALTQLAAKEWPLLLTGRNPDRGSSLANERVAVRRWDLNQPEPFKANVRAVISTVNDPDDRVLRAAVQAGIPYVDVTRWTSRVTRALTLATLMQPEAPVLLSSGWMGGITNIVAAALAEEVGGADQIDVAIRYDTNDQAGADSVDFIDRLGLDFEVRKGGTAAVVRPLSDTRWVDIAGHRTKVARLDTPEQFTLPLTIGAGSVATRIGFSSNTSTTALLAARTIGLFRWGSGERWEPLRRSLLYSPGSGGTAHLRVDVEGPGGTRTAVISDPQGQAHLTALGGLLGLHSVLGAGAQAGVFFPESVPEPASQLAKLESWGVTILRS
- a CDS encoding TetR/AcrR family transcriptional regulator → MTESKGALRKAALLDAAEEVLVTKGNANAAMRDFAAAAGVRIGHLQHYFPTRADLIRSVLERTLERSLRRLEETAGFELGAESSGQLSQNDSHRLLTALLQEHSGLADVRMHLEIWAMAASDESAAGAVRAFYSQYSARVQGVVRRGRPDLTEPQTSDVAAAIVSLFEGAAVTRSDIAGLRTEQGDQTIIRTAQWLIHGQEAPL
- a CDS encoding alpha-L-fucosidase codes for the protein MTQVMPTPAQLRWQQLEFGAFIHFGINTFAGKEWSDGSIPASTFNPSELDAGSWVRVAKEAGARYLVLTAKHHDGFCLWPTTTTDYSVASSPWRGGKGDVVRDVAEACAEQGIGLGLYLSPWDRNADCYSDSAAYDDFYLQQLTELCTGYGPLMELWFDGAGSVGREYDWDRIIAVVKEHQPEAMIFNMGQPTIRWVGNENGLALDPVNYVVDRTSDTQYTDSSSGLGTAHYLPPECDVSIRRGWFWHPDDEVKSTGHLLAIYYQSVGMGANLLLNLPPDTRGLIPDEDVRRLREWTAELDRRLSGAVEATVEHHDGGATLSFPAAVTFNHLELVEDLSSGQRITHHVVSGDDSKLVEGKTVGNRRIHQLPVVTAKRLHVKLSGEGGSMASARVYTGALDAAVPAIPEGYEAPTDAPD
- a CDS encoding HNH endonuclease — protein: MKSAIVALQVRIAVALDLAQRQEQAEAGVPVSERGKGVGAQVALARRESPNRGSRLLGMAKALVMEMPRTLAALESGELNEWRATLLVKETACLSVEDRCAVDEELAADTGTFDGAGDQAIIAAAKAAAYRRDPRSVVKRASHAVSERTVSLRPAPDTMTYLTALLPVAQGVAVYAALTRRADSARSAGDPRNRGQVMADTLVERITGTPGGISGINLDLVMTDRTLFQGDAEPARVKGYGIVPAGWARKLVGAGGAGPVGGAGGAGREIPVVQDPSAGSDSGPPRNPELQVWVRRLYTAPATGDLLTTDSKARLFPPRLRRFIETRDDTCRTPYCDAPIRPIDHIVPWHAGGTTTLANGAGLCEACNHTKENPGWSANTRPGERHTLEIRTPTGHSYRSQAPPLPGHRPSRT